In Opitutus sp. ER46, the following are encoded in one genomic region:
- a CDS encoding SDR family oxidoreductase, giving the protein MSTPSEYLSSLYSLSGKVAVVIGGTGELCGAMAEGMAAAGAEVVLVGRNEEKAKPRLERITAAGGKGYFVSAEASEKAALQQLLETVLKRSGRVDVVVNGAGVNSATPYLDIPEEEFDRIVKVNFKAVFLGCQIFGKYLVERGQGGAIINLGSMSGIVPLSRVFTYSATKAAVHNLSKNLAREWAPKHVRVNTLIPGFFPAEQNRKVLTPDRVASIMGHTPMKRFGESRELIGATLLLASDTAGGFITGAEIVVDGGYHAMTI; this is encoded by the coding sequence ATGAGCACACCCTCCGAATATTTGTCCTCGTTGTATTCATTGTCCGGCAAGGTCGCCGTCGTGATTGGCGGCACCGGTGAACTGTGCGGCGCAATGGCCGAAGGCATGGCGGCGGCGGGTGCCGAGGTGGTGCTCGTGGGCCGCAATGAAGAGAAGGCCAAGCCGCGGCTCGAGCGCATCACGGCGGCGGGCGGCAAGGGCTATTTCGTCTCGGCGGAGGCGAGCGAGAAAGCGGCGCTGCAGCAGCTGCTGGAGACGGTGCTGAAGCGCTCGGGGCGCGTGGATGTTGTCGTCAACGGCGCGGGTGTAAACTCGGCGACCCCTTATCTCGATATTCCGGAGGAGGAGTTCGACCGGATCGTGAAGGTGAATTTCAAGGCCGTTTTCCTTGGCTGCCAGATCTTCGGCAAATATCTCGTCGAGCGCGGGCAGGGCGGCGCGATCATCAATCTCGGCTCGATGTCGGGCATCGTCCCGCTGTCCCGGGTTTTTACCTACTCCGCCACCAAGGCCGCTGTACACAATCTGTCGAAGAATCTCGCCCGCGAGTGGGCGCCGAAACACGTACGTGTAAATACGCTGATCCCCGGGTTCTTCCCCGCGGAGCAGAACCGTAAGGTGCTTACCCCTGATCGGGTTGCGTCGATCATGGGCCACACGCCAATGAAACGCTTTGGTGAATCGCGCGAACTGATCGGCGCCACGCTGCTGCTGGCAAGCGATACCGCGGGCGGCTTTATTACCGGTGCCGAGATCGTTGTAGATGGCGGATATCACGCTATGACAATCTAG
- a CDS encoding helix-turn-helix domain-containing protein — translation MPTIVSAKLKELEATRAKLASLEQAVQAELGKELAGLPAKFGFESVDDFIEAVRTATGARRGRRGRPAKNADGAKKRRRRAVITDETRAEVKKMVEGGKTGAAIAEALNISLPTVQNIKKALGLVKKR, via the coding sequence ATGCCTACTATCGTTTCAGCAAAATTGAAGGAACTGGAGGCGACGCGCGCCAAGCTCGCCAGCCTCGAGCAGGCGGTTCAGGCCGAACTCGGCAAGGAACTCGCGGGTCTCCCGGCCAAGTTTGGCTTCGAGTCCGTCGATGACTTCATCGAGGCGGTGCGCACGGCAACGGGGGCCCGTCGTGGCCGCCGCGGTCGTCCTGCCAAGAATGCTGACGGGGCGAAGAAGCGCCGTCGCCGGGCGGTCATCACCGACGAGACCCGCGCGGAGGTGAAGAAGATGGTCGAGGGAGGGAAGACGGGCGCGGCGATTGCCGAAGCGCTCAACATCTCGCTGCCGACCGTGCAGAACATCAAGAAGGCCCTCGGCCTGGTGAAGAAGCGCTAA
- the ruvX gene encoding Holliday junction resolvase RuvX, translating to MSGGTRFLGIDYGDRRIGLSFGDQLGVATPLPAITTADEGRRREALAAVIRERRVTELVMGHPLNMDDSVGPKAKQIEAVAARFRQEFGLPVHLVDERLTSYEAEATIAKSRRREVRASGIIDSRAATLILQDYLDTRFPLPPPPEPLD from the coding sequence ATGAGCGGCGGCACGCGATTTCTCGGCATTGACTATGGCGACCGGCGGATCGGCCTGAGTTTTGGCGATCAGCTCGGCGTGGCGACGCCCTTGCCGGCCATCACGACCGCAGACGAAGGCCGGCGGCGGGAGGCGCTGGCCGCCGTCATTCGCGAGCGGCGCGTCACGGAGCTGGTGATGGGGCACCCGCTGAACATGGACGACTCGGTGGGACCGAAGGCGAAGCAGATCGAGGCGGTCGCCGCGCGGTTTCGCCAGGAGTTCGGATTGCCGGTGCATCTGGTGGACGAGCGGCTCACGAGCTACGAGGCCGAGGCGACGATCGCGAAGTCGCGCCGGCGCGAGGTGCGGGCGAGCGGAATCATCGATTCCCGCGCCGCCACGCTGATTCTGCAGGACTATCTCGACACGAGGTTCCCGTTGCCGCCGCCACCCGAGCCGCTGGACTGA
- a CDS encoding HAD family hydrolase codes for MPRAAGGAFVIPSPMLRRYQHLIWDWNGTLLDDLQLCIEVTNSLLRQRRLPPLDLTRYHAVFGFPVRAYYAEIGLATTEETFKALSVDFISAYEARRLETRLHPGAEELLAAIPARGLTQSILSAYRHDTLCEIVAHFGLTSRFVALSGLDNIYAHSKAALGRAALARLGVPAAKVLMIGDTLHDLEVAREMGVDCVLVSHGHHPAERLRQGGVPVFPNLHALGAAFGLPAFQSSGSGGGGNGNLVSR; via the coding sequence TTGCCTCGTGCCGCCGGCGGCGCCTTCGTCATTCCTTCGCCGATGCTCCGACGCTATCAACACCTGATCTGGGACTGGAATGGCACGCTCCTCGACGACCTCCAGTTGTGCATCGAGGTCACGAACAGCCTGCTCCGCCAGCGCCGCCTGCCGCCGCTCGACCTGACGCGCTACCACGCCGTCTTCGGTTTTCCGGTGCGCGCCTACTACGCCGAGATCGGGCTCGCGACCACCGAGGAGACCTTCAAGGCCCTGAGCGTCGACTTCATCAGCGCCTACGAGGCCCGGCGGCTCGAGACGCGGCTGCATCCCGGCGCCGAGGAACTGCTCGCCGCGATCCCGGCCCGCGGGCTGACGCAGTCGATCCTCTCCGCCTACCGCCACGACACGCTCTGCGAAATCGTCGCCCATTTTGGCCTGACCTCACGGTTTGTCGCGCTGTCCGGCCTGGACAACATCTACGCGCACAGCAAAGCCGCCCTCGGCCGCGCGGCCCTTGCGCGGCTCGGCGTGCCTGCGGCCAAGGTTCTCATGATCGGCGACACCCTCCATGACCTCGAGGTCGCCCGCGAGATGGGCGTCGATTGCGTGCTCGTCAGCCATGGCCACCACCCGGCCGAACGTCTCCGCCAGGGAGGCGTGCCCGTGTTCCCAAACCTCCACGCGCTCGGCGCGGCCTTCGGGCTGCCCGCCTTTCAGTCCAGCGGCTCGGGTGGCGGCGGCAACGGGAACCTCGTGTCGAGATAG
- the truA gene encoding tRNA pseudouridine(38-40) synthase TruA yields MSELPPELTRWKGVCAYDGTTFDGWQSQVGGTAVQDTLERRLAEMFGTTMRIHGSGRTDAGVHALGQVFHFDAAWRHGPDKLAAALRAGLPASIQIKSMRPAAPSFHARFSAKGKRYVYQVHLGDADPFTRPYCWPVFTPVNVAAMQAAAAVLKGTHDFRAFTALNGPEREDTVRDLRRLDVSRRGRRIRITAEANGFLYKMVRSLAGVLVAVGEGRLSPEAVREILEGRKRTTAVQTAPPQGLFMVKVFY; encoded by the coding sequence ATGTCCGAACTGCCGCCTGAACTTACCCGCTGGAAGGGAGTGTGCGCGTACGACGGCACGACCTTTGACGGCTGGCAGAGCCAGGTGGGCGGGACCGCGGTCCAGGACACCCTTGAGCGCCGGCTGGCGGAAATGTTTGGGACGACGATGCGCATCCATGGCAGTGGCCGGACCGATGCCGGGGTGCATGCGCTCGGGCAGGTGTTTCATTTCGACGCGGCGTGGCGGCACGGGCCGGACAAACTGGCAGCGGCGCTGCGGGCGGGCCTCCCGGCGAGCATCCAGATCAAGAGCATGCGGCCAGCGGCACCGAGTTTCCACGCGCGGTTTTCGGCCAAGGGGAAGCGGTACGTGTACCAGGTGCACCTCGGGGACGCGGATCCCTTCACGCGCCCGTATTGCTGGCCGGTTTTCACGCCGGTGAATGTCGCAGCAATGCAGGCGGCAGCCGCGGTGCTGAAGGGGACGCACGACTTTCGCGCGTTCACGGCGCTGAACGGCCCGGAGCGGGAGGACACGGTGCGGGACTTGCGCCGGCTCGACGTGAGCCGTCGCGGCCGGCGGATCCGCATCACGGCGGAGGCGAATGGATTTCTCTACAAGATGGTGCGCAGCCTGGCGGGCGTGCTGGTGGCGGTCGGAGAGGGCCGGCTCAGCCCGGAGGCCGTGCGGGAGATACTCGAAGGGCGCAAGCGCACAACGGCGGTGCAGACGGCGCCGCCGCAGGGGTTGTTCATGGTGAAGGTGTTTTACTGA
- a CDS encoding double zinc ribbon domain-containing protein, producing the protein MEDAAGEARSARDVLRGVMHRAGDVLFPPRCVHCGGVVDETAGGFRHLCRRCVALIEYVAPPHCTTCGHPFFGVVEGERQCPHCEGLEPAFGEGRTTTLFRGPVRALVIELKYHHGLHVLHDIEAVLRRSEHVLEFVRGGSLVPVPLHARKARERGYNQAELLAEALARAAGGGTRIEALLRRVVDTHTQTAFDRKTRMGNLKNAFALAPGASINPASSYILVDDVFTTGSTLNNCARVMRRAGAVNLRVVTFGHG; encoded by the coding sequence ATGGAAGACGCCGCCGGAGAGGCCCGCAGCGCGCGCGATGTCCTGCGCGGGGTGATGCACCGGGCCGGAGACGTGCTTTTCCCGCCGCGGTGCGTGCATTGCGGCGGGGTGGTGGATGAGACGGCGGGCGGTTTTCGGCACCTGTGCCGCCGGTGCGTGGCGCTGATCGAGTATGTGGCGCCGCCGCACTGCACCACCTGCGGGCATCCGTTCTTCGGAGTGGTGGAAGGTGAACGCCAGTGTCCGCACTGCGAGGGCTTGGAGCCAGCGTTCGGGGAGGGGCGGACGACGACGCTGTTTCGCGGACCGGTGCGGGCGCTGGTGATTGAGCTGAAATACCACCACGGCCTGCACGTCCTGCACGACATCGAGGCCGTGTTGCGGCGGAGTGAGCACGTGCTGGAGTTCGTGCGCGGCGGGAGTCTCGTGCCGGTGCCGCTGCATGCGCGCAAGGCCCGGGAGCGCGGCTACAACCAGGCGGAGTTGCTGGCGGAAGCGCTGGCGCGGGCGGCCGGCGGCGGCACGCGGATCGAGGCGCTGTTGAGGCGCGTGGTGGATACGCACACGCAGACGGCTTTCGATCGAAAGACGCGGATGGGGAACCTCAAAAATGCCTTTGCACTCGCTCCGGGCGCCTCCATTAATCCCGCCTCTTCCTACATCCTCGTCGATGACGTCTTCACCACTGGTTCCACCCTCAACAACTGCGCGCGCGTCATGCGCCGCGCGGGGGCCGTGAACCTGCGCGTCGTCACGTTTGGCCACGGCTGA
- the accD gene encoding acetyl-CoA carboxylase, carboxyltransferase subunit beta produces the protein MHFDKPTYTVRKARKKDIPKGLYTKDPVSGEILFNKEIEDNQMVVPKSGHHFPIGARARINYLFDAGTFAEADAEVKSSDPLHFVDSQPYPDRIKRYEKESGLPEAVICGTGKIHGIEVSVAVMDFRFCGGAMGAAAGEKITRAVETAIARKIPCIIFSASGGARMQEGIYSLMQMAKTSAALGRLAQAGLPFVSVLTHPTMGGVTASFATLGDVILAEPGALVGFAGARVIKDTTKQTLPAGFQTAEFLLKRGLIDQIVSRLEMRDRLRDLLGALHLRKKPGAN, from the coding sequence ATGCATTTCGACAAACCGACCTACACGGTCCGCAAAGCCCGCAAGAAGGACATTCCCAAGGGGTTGTACACGAAGGACCCGGTTTCCGGGGAAATTCTCTTCAACAAGGAGATCGAAGATAACCAGATGGTGGTGCCGAAGAGCGGGCATCATTTCCCGATCGGGGCGCGGGCGCGCATCAATTACCTCTTTGATGCCGGGACGTTTGCGGAGGCGGACGCGGAGGTTAAGTCGAGCGACCCGCTGCATTTCGTCGATTCCCAGCCGTATCCGGATCGCATCAAGCGCTACGAGAAGGAGAGCGGCCTGCCGGAGGCGGTGATCTGCGGCACGGGCAAGATTCACGGCATCGAGGTGTCGGTCGCGGTGATGGATTTTCGCTTCTGCGGCGGCGCGATGGGCGCGGCGGCGGGCGAAAAGATCACCCGGGCCGTGGAGACGGCGATCGCGCGGAAGATCCCGTGCATCATTTTCAGCGCCTCTGGCGGAGCCCGCATGCAGGAGGGAATTTACTCGCTCATGCAGATGGCGAAGACGAGCGCGGCGCTCGGGCGGCTGGCGCAGGCCGGGCTGCCGTTCGTGTCGGTGCTGACGCATCCCACAATGGGCGGCGTGACCGCGAGTTTCGCCACGCTGGGCGACGTGATCCTGGCCGAGCCCGGCGCGCTCGTCGGTTTCGCCGGGGCGCGCGTGATCAAGGACACCACGAAGCAGACGTTGCCCGCCGGTTTCCAGACGGCGGAGTTCCTGCTGAAGCGCGGGCTGATTGACCAGATTGTGAGCCGGCTCGAGATGCGGGACCGGCTGCGCGACCTGCTGGGCGCGCTGCATCTGCGGAAGAAGCCGGGCGCGAACTGA
- a CDS encoding folylpolyglutamate synthase/dihydrofolate synthase family protein: MVDRLFALKAHGPHFGVDRMRVLAEALGHPERSVPCVHIAGTNGKGSVAAMLEAMLRAAGWRTGLYTSPHLVHLGERVQVDRRALTEEQILTYAAELDPVAARIAAADPTLRPSFFELMTAMAFLEFQRRRCDIAVIEVGLGGRLDATNVVTPELAVITSIGLDHCELLGNSLAQIAAEKAGIIKPAVPVVIGRMPRDAEKVIRALAAQLGAPIQSVAERFRLGLEGVPSTRLEGEYQRWNAATATLAAQQLDPRWRMEPAAIRQGLERVEWAGRWERRRVGGRTVILDASHNSEGALALEANLSQLVAETHRRPVIVTGVLGLDRARPLLDVISRYARAVHLVVPHEPRACGYEELEKAMPRGFPGRVVRDTVEQVFPAADRCAVGETDDIVVVTGSIYLLGEVMARLETGL; this comes from the coding sequence GTGGTCGACCGTCTGTTTGCCCTGAAGGCGCACGGTCCGCATTTCGGCGTCGATCGCATGCGCGTCCTGGCGGAAGCGCTCGGGCATCCGGAGCGCAGCGTGCCGTGTGTCCACATCGCGGGTACGAACGGCAAGGGTTCGGTCGCGGCGATGCTTGAGGCGATGCTGCGGGCGGCGGGGTGGCGGACGGGTTTGTACACGTCGCCGCACCTGGTGCACCTGGGCGAGCGGGTGCAGGTGGACCGCAGGGCGCTGACCGAGGAGCAGATTCTCACGTACGCCGCGGAGCTCGACCCGGTGGCCGCACGGATTGCGGCGGCGGATCCGACGCTGCGGCCGAGCTTTTTCGAGCTCATGACGGCGATGGCGTTCCTCGAATTCCAGCGACGCCGGTGTGACATCGCCGTGATCGAAGTCGGGCTGGGCGGCCGGCTGGATGCGACGAATGTGGTGACGCCCGAGCTCGCGGTGATCACCTCGATCGGCCTCGACCATTGCGAGTTGCTGGGAAACAGCCTGGCGCAGATCGCCGCCGAGAAGGCTGGGATCATCAAGCCGGCGGTGCCGGTGGTGATTGGCCGCATGCCACGCGATGCGGAAAAGGTGATTCGGGCGCTGGCGGCGCAACTCGGGGCACCGATCCAATCCGTGGCCGAGCGTTTCCGACTCGGGCTGGAAGGCGTGCCGTCGACGCGCCTGGAAGGTGAATATCAGCGCTGGAATGCGGCTACGGCGACGCTGGCGGCGCAGCAGCTCGACCCAAGGTGGCGGATGGAGCCGGCAGCCATTCGCCAGGGGCTCGAGCGTGTGGAGTGGGCGGGCCGCTGGGAGCGGCGGCGGGTGGGGGGGCGGACTGTGATTCTTGATGCGTCGCACAACTCCGAGGGTGCGCTCGCGCTGGAGGCTAATTTGAGCCAGCTGGTTGCAGAAACGCATCGACGGCCGGTGATCGTGACGGGGGTGCTGGGCCTGGACCGGGCCCGACCGCTGCTCGACGTGATCAGCCGGTATGCGCGTGCGGTCCATCTGGTGGTGCCGCACGAACCGCGCGCCTGTGGGTATGAGGAGCTTGAGAAGGCGATGCCGCGTGGGTTTCCGGGGCGCGTCGTGCGTGACACCGTGGAGCAGGTGTTTCCGGCGGCCGACCGATGTGCCGTGGGCGAGACGGACGACATCGTGGTGGTCACGGGGTCCATCTACCTGCTCGGTGAGGTCATGGCGCGGTTGGAGACGGGGTTGTGA
- the rpsP gene encoding 30S ribosomal protein S16, producing the protein MALKIRLTKVGSVHQPLYRVVVAEARSRRDGAAVENLGTYRPGSKGNPININMERVDYWLSKGATPTDTMHAMIKRARRSATAKSEAPAATA; encoded by the coding sequence ATGGCTCTCAAAATCCGTCTCACCAAGGTTGGTTCCGTGCACCAGCCGCTCTACCGCGTGGTCGTCGCTGAAGCGCGCTCGCGCCGCGATGGCGCCGCCGTCGAGAACCTCGGCACGTACCGTCCGGGCAGCAAGGGCAACCCGATCAATATCAACATGGAGCGCGTCGATTATTGGCTGAGCAAGGGTGCGACGCCGACCGACACGATGCACGCGATGATCAAGCGGGCCCGTCGCAGCGCGACGGCGAAGTCCGAAGCGCCTGCCGCGACTGCCTAA
- the trmD gene encoding tRNA (guanosine(37)-N1)-methyltransferase TrmD has protein sequence MALKIDVLTLFPRMLDGFLSESILGKAIEGGLVQVQVHDLRAWTTDKHRTADDRPFGGGAGMVMKPEPVFAAIEQVQTPGCRRIYLTPDGVPLSPKLAEELSQQQHLVLLSGHYEGIDQRIRDGVIDQEISIGDYVLTNGTLAAAVLIDAMARFIPGVLGEEKSLTHESFTSKLLDFPQYTRPAEFRGMSVPEVLLSGNHAQIERWRQARALEKTRQVRPDLLE, from the coding sequence ATGGCGCTGAAAATAGACGTCCTGACGTTATTTCCGCGGATGCTGGATGGCTTCCTGAGCGAAAGCATTCTCGGGAAGGCGATCGAGGGCGGACTCGTACAGGTCCAGGTGCATGATTTGCGCGCTTGGACGACCGACAAGCACCGCACGGCCGACGACCGGCCGTTTGGCGGGGGCGCCGGGATGGTCATGAAGCCTGAGCCGGTCTTTGCGGCGATCGAGCAGGTGCAGACGCCGGGCTGCCGCCGGATTTATCTGACGCCGGATGGCGTGCCCCTTTCGCCGAAGCTGGCGGAGGAGCTTTCCCAGCAGCAGCACCTGGTTCTGCTCAGCGGGCACTACGAGGGCATTGACCAGCGGATCCGTGATGGCGTCATCGATCAGGAGATTTCCATTGGGGATTACGTGCTCACCAACGGCACCCTCGCCGCCGCGGTGCTCATCGATGCGATGGCTCGTTTCATTCCCGGCGTGCTCGGGGAGGAAAAGTCATTGACGCACGAATCCTTCACCAGCAAGTTGCTCGACTTTCCTCAATACACGCGTCCCGCCGAATTCCGGGGCATGTCCGTTCCCGAGGTTTTGCTCTCCGGTAACCATGCCCAGATTGAACGTTGGCGCCAAGCGCGTGCTTTGGAAAAAACCCGTCAGGTGCGTCCCGATTTACTCGAATAA
- a CDS encoding DedA family protein, with protein sequence MHDFFKPLFDWYAQSLDTGGYWLVALLMAIESSIIPLPSELVIPPAAIIAQRSGSNMTLTGIVIAGTVGSWIGATAMYWASRLAGRPLVMRYGKFIFISPAKVEQAERWAAEFGSFGIFASRLLPVVRHLIGIPAGIVRMNYVTFSIYTILGSAVWCSVLCWVGIKAGQDEALMQGELHRIAIWLIGALAVLGAIYYFFVHRFTHKRR encoded by the coding sequence ATGCACGATTTCTTCAAGCCCCTCTTTGACTGGTACGCGCAATCCCTCGACACCGGCGGCTACTGGCTGGTCGCGCTGCTGATGGCGATCGAGAGCTCGATCATCCCGCTCCCCAGCGAACTGGTCATCCCTCCGGCGGCCATCATCGCCCAGCGGTCCGGCAGCAACATGACGCTGACCGGGATCGTCATCGCCGGCACCGTCGGTTCGTGGATCGGGGCCACGGCCATGTATTGGGCTTCCCGCCTCGCCGGCCGCCCGCTCGTGATGCGATACGGCAAGTTCATCTTCATCTCGCCGGCCAAGGTGGAGCAGGCCGAACGCTGGGCCGCCGAGTTCGGCAGCTTCGGCATCTTTGCCTCCCGCCTGCTGCCCGTCGTCCGCCATCTGATCGGCATCCCGGCGGGCATTGTCCGGATGAACTACGTGACATTCTCGATCTACACGATCCTCGGTTCGGCCGTCTGGTGCTCCGTGCTCTGTTGGGTCGGCATCAAAGCCGGTCAGGATGAGGCGCTCATGCAGGGCGAACTGCATCGCATCGCGATCTGGCTGATTGGTGCCCTGGCCGTGCTCGGCGCGATCTACTACTTCTTCGTCCATCGGTTCACGCACAAGCGGCGCTGA
- a CDS encoding small basic protein → MSQHKSLQGVSGLVIKRNVLKRFERIDVLKKRGQWKAGDRVSGLRKTKPDV, encoded by the coding sequence ATGTCACAGCACAAAAGCCTCCAAGGCGTCTCCGGTCTCGTCATTAAACGCAACGTCCTCAAGCGGTTCGAGCGCATCGATGTGCTCAAGAAGCGCGGCCAGTGGAAGGCGGGCGACCGCGTGTCCGGCCTCCGCAAGACCAAGCCCGACGTCTGA
- the cutA gene encoding divalent-cation tolerance protein CutA produces the protein MLLAWTTVGSLDDANRLARDVIARKLAVCVQIEGPITSHYRWEDKTCEEQEFRLCFKFLEEQHSGLQQHVLAHHPYDTPEWIVVTAEYVAEKFLSWAKANSTNPPL, from the coding sequence GTGCTTCTCGCCTGGACAACCGTCGGCTCGCTGGACGACGCCAACCGCCTCGCCCGCGACGTTATTGCCCGTAAACTGGCGGTTTGCGTGCAGATCGAAGGGCCGATCACGTCGCACTACCGGTGGGAGGACAAGACCTGCGAAGAACAGGAGTTCCGCCTCTGCTTCAAGTTCCTGGAGGAACAGCACTCAGGCCTCCAGCAACACGTTCTAGCCCACCATCCGTACGACACTCCCGAGTGGATTGTCGTCACCGCGGAATATGTGGCAGAAAAATTCTTGTCTTGGGCGAAGGCCAACTCTACCAATCCGCCCCTTTAA
- a CDS encoding DNA-directed RNA polymerase subunit omega yields the protein MRDDYIKDALKTINDPNVLINVVSRRVKQLKRGNRPLVESLEKLSPEDIALREVIEGKISFESGPTT from the coding sequence ATGCGCGACGACTATATCAAAGATGCCCTCAAGACGATCAACGACCCTAACGTGTTGATCAACGTGGTTTCCCGCCGCGTTAAGCAGTTGAAACGCGGCAATCGCCCGCTGGTGGAGTCGCTCGAGAAGTTGTCGCCCGAGGATATCGCCCTCCGTGAAGTCATCGAGGGCAAGATCAGCTTCGAGTCGGGCCCGACGACCTGA
- the smpB gene encoding SsrA-binding protein SmpB has protein sequence MAGAKKEAKRYTEIRNAKAGRDYFVDQRFEAGVQLRGTEVKSIRAGKAQISDAFARIEKGEAWLYNAHIEQYAFGNIFNHDAKRVRKLLLHRRDLDKIQLALATGGRALVPLRMYFKEALVKVEVGLCTGKKQFDRRDDLKKRVQLREVEQAMKARRR, from the coding sequence ATGGCTGGCGCGAAGAAAGAAGCGAAACGTTACACCGAGATCCGCAATGCAAAGGCGGGGCGCGACTATTTTGTCGACCAGCGCTTCGAGGCGGGCGTCCAGCTGCGCGGCACCGAGGTGAAATCCATCCGGGCAGGCAAGGCGCAGATCAGCGATGCCTTTGCGCGCATCGAGAAAGGCGAGGCGTGGCTCTACAATGCGCACATCGAGCAGTACGCGTTCGGCAACATCTTCAACCACGACGCCAAGCGGGTGCGAAAGCTCCTCCTGCACCGGCGGGATCTCGACAAGATCCAGCTGGCACTGGCCACCGGCGGGCGGGCGCTCGTCCCGCTGCGCATGTATTTCAAGGAGGCGCTCGTGAAGGTCGAAGTGGGGCTCTGCACCGGCAAGAAGCAGTTTGACCGGCGCGACGACCTCAAGAAGCGCGTGCAGCTGCGCGAGGTGGAGCAGGCGATGAAAGCGCGCCGCCGCTGA
- a CDS encoding tRNA (cytidine(34)-2'-O)-methyltransferase: MLHVVLFQPEIAPNTGNVGRMCALTRSRLHLIHPLGFVINDRNLRRAGMDYWRSLDVHEHANWQAFRASSVAPKRLWLFTTKTQRTFWDVRFADEDGLVFGNEGSGAPDWLHDELHDGRVTIPHANPTLRSLNLSTAAGVATYEAFRQLSHPQPPA, from the coding sequence ATGCTGCACGTCGTCCTGTTTCAGCCCGAGATCGCGCCGAACACCGGCAATGTGGGGCGCATGTGCGCGCTCACCCGCTCGCGGCTTCACCTCATTCATCCGCTCGGCTTCGTCATCAACGACCGCAACCTGCGGCGCGCGGGCATGGATTACTGGCGGTCGCTCGATGTGCACGAGCACGCCAACTGGCAGGCCTTTCGCGCGAGTTCGGTGGCACCCAAGCGGCTGTGGCTCTTCACGACGAAGACGCAGCGCACCTTCTGGGATGTGCGTTTCGCCGACGAGGACGGCCTTGTGTTTGGGAACGAAGGTTCGGGCGCGCCGGATTGGCTGCACGACGAATTGCACGACGGTCGGGTCACCATTCCGCACGCGAACCCCACACTGCGTTCGCTGAACCTCAGCACGGCGGCGGGCGTCGCGACCTACGAGGCGTTCCGCCAATTGTCGCATCCCCAGCCACCGGCCTGA